One part of the Drosophila teissieri strain GT53w chromosome 3R, Prin_Dtei_1.1, whole genome shotgun sequence genome encodes these proteins:
- the LOC122620887 gene encoding serine/threonine-protein kinase GD17699 produces the protein MSDQSNGFDSRLLCPPLHQKALRVCFLRNGDRHFKGVNMVISRAYFKDLQALLQGVTESLERHVVLRSAIEHFCRTDGSPLTSLSDFRETDIVICCCKNEELVWVKYSVNKDFQGMVASCKRWRQRRLKSMMPYDLPEAIQLYIESLEPVVRNTSTLIYRGQSRVSRTKCIVKMVDKQGKSCDCGGTYMEAEVLRQLQSHPHIIELMYTVEEERYMYMVLEHLDCDMQQVMQELGILAEQSARSVMRCAVAALAHMHQLQVIHRDIKPENLRVCFTSGAWNFEMVKVADFGLATYYRGSELYTCCGTPGYMAPEMMAMSGYGHQVDAWSLGVTLFYMLCGQRPFASASQDAREIYAAIMSGGPSYPKDMEGVLSPEASQLIDGLLVSNPNYRSTIAELGQHPFLAL, from the coding sequence ATGTCGGACCAATCCAATGGTTTCGACTCCAGGCTGCTATGTCCACCACTCCACCAGAAAGCGCTGCGGGTGTGCTTCCTGCGGAACGGAGATAGGCACTTTAAGGGCGTTAATATGGTCATCTCCCGAGCCTACTTCAAGGACCTGCAGGCGCTGCTGCAAGGAGTCACCGAGTCCCTAGAGCGCCACGTGGTTCTGCGATCAGCAATCGAGCATTTCTGCCGCACCGACGGATCGCCTCTAACATCACTGAGTGATTTCCGCGAAACCGACATTGTGATTTGCTGCTGTAAGAACGAAGAGTTGGTTTGGGTCAAGTACAGCGTCAACAAGGACTTCCAAGGAATGGTGGCTTCTTGTAAACGTTGGCGCCAACGTCGCTTGAAGAGCATGATGCCCTACGACCTGCCCGAGGCCATACAGCTTTACATCGAGAGTCTGGAGCCGGTGGTGCGAAACACAAGTACGCTGATATATCGCGGACAATCCAGGGTCAGCAGGACCAAGTGCATCGTCAAGATGGTGGACAAGCAGGGCAAGAGCTGCGACTGCGGAGGTACCTATATGGAGGCGGAGGTGCTGCGGCAGCTGCAATCGCATCCACACATCATTGAACTGATGTACACGGTAGAGGAGGAGCGCTACATGTACATGGTGCTGGAGCACCTGGACTGTGACATGCAGCAGGTGATGCAGGAGCTCGGTATCCTGGCGGAGCAGAGTGCCAGATCGGTGATGAGATGCGCGGTAGCGGCACTGGCGCATATGCACCAGCTCCAGGTGATTCATCGGGACATCAAGCCGGAGAATCTGCGGGTCTGCTTCACCTCCGGCGCGTGGAACTTCGAAATGGTCAAAGTGGCGGACTTTGGCTTGGCCACTTACTATCGTGGCAGCGAGTTGTACACCTGCTGCGGCACTCCAGGCTACATGGCACCCGAGATGATGGCCATGTCGGGCTACGGTCACCAGGTGGACGCCTGGTCGCTGGGAGTTACTCTGTTCTACATGCTCTGCGGTCAGAGGCCCTTTGCCAGCGCTAGCCAAGATGCGCGTGAGATCTATGCTGCGATCATGAGTGGTGGGCCCAGCTATCCGAAGGACATGGAAGGAGTCCTGAGTCCAGAGGCCAGCCAGCTGATCGACGGACTGCTAGTGAGCAATCCCAACTATCGTTCCACCATCGCTGAGCTCGGACAGCATCCGTTCCTGGCCCTATAG
- the LOC122620886 gene encoding G protein-activated inward rectifier potassium channel 3 isoform X1 codes for MRFNFSTHSAAPTSTAPATTTQAKGTNGANGAIGEQATQPLKKAIEADPDSLDSVISNPHSYPITIVPNRPTSYYGLSQNGKPFPRQPSCRSRNFRPGSMRRVRRRAVFKNGDCNVVQKHLQRRRVRFLQDMYTTMVDWQWRWTLLAFALSFILSWLFFALIWWLIIYTHGDLEEPHLPDNQEESGWAPCVSAIDGFTSCFLFSIETQHTIGYGVRTTSPECPEAIFMMCFQSIYGVMSSAFMAGIVFAKMTRAKQRAQTLLFSKHAVICQRDGTLSLMFRVGDMRKSHIIGAGVRAQLIRTKSTKEGEVMTQYFTELEIGTDDSGSDLFFIWPMVIEHKIDENSPLYNLNATDMLQDKFEIVVILEGTVESTGQSTQARSSYINTEILWGHRFDPVVLYNKDLQAYEIDYGRFNETTQVDTPLCSARELNEIYKIQEGFRTPASPSIQSRCSCSSGYQTPGRQSRLRWQHSVPL; via the exons ATGCGTTTCAATTTCTCCACCCACTCGGCGGCGCCCACCTCCACGgccccagcaacaacaacgcaggCAAAGGGAACAAATGGAGCTAATGGAGCTATTGGCGAACAGGCCACCCAACCGCTGAAGAAGGCCATCGAAGCGGATCCCGATTCGCTGGACAGTGTGATCAGCAATCCGCACTCCTATCCCATCACCATTGTGCCGAACAGGCCCACCAGCTACTACGGCCTATCGCAAAATGGCAAGCCCTTCCCCCGCCAACCGAGCTGCAG ATCTCGCAACTTCCGGCCTGGCAGCATGAGACGCGTTCGCCGACGAGCGGTCTTCAAGAACGGTGACTGCAATGTGGTGCAGAAGCACCTGCAAAGACGCCGGGTGCGATTCCTGCAGGACATGTACACCACCATGGTGGATTGGCAGTGGCGCTGGACTCTCTTGGCCTTCGCACTCAGCTTCATCCTGTCGTGGCTCTTCTTCGCGCTCATCTGGTGGCTGATTATCTACACACACGGAGACTTGGAGGAGCCTCACCTGCCAGACAACCAAg AGGAATCTGGTTGGGCGCCTTGTGTTTCGGCCATCGATGGCTTCACTTCCTGCTTCCTGTTCTCCATTGAAACGCAGCACACCATTGGCTACGGAGTGCGCACCACCTCGCCCGAGTGTCCAGAGGCCATCTTTATGATGTGCTTCCAGTCCATCTACGGCGTGATGTCCTCAGCATTTATGGCCGGCATTGTGTTTGCCAAAATGACGAGGGCCAAGCAGCGGGCACAGACTTTGTTGTTCTCCAAACACGCCGTAATTTGCCAGCGGGATGGCACCCTGTCGCTGATGTTCCGCGTGGGTGATATGCGAAAGTCCCACATCATTGGAGCCGGAGTGAGGGCTCAGTTGATAAGGACGAAGAGCACCAAGGAGGGTGAGGTGATGACGCAGTACTTCACAGAACTGGAGATCGGTACCGATGACTCCGGCTCCGATTTGTTCTTCATCTGGCCCATGGTCATCGAGCACAAGATCGACGAGAACTCACCGCTTTATAATCTCAATGCCACTGACATGCTGCAGGATAAGTTTGAGATCGTGGTGATACTGGAGGGCACCGTGGAGTCCACTGGACAGAGCACCCAAGCCAGATCCAGCTACATAAACACTGAGATCCTCTGGGGCCACCGTTTCGATCCGGTGGTGCTGTACAACAAGGACCTGCAGGCCTATGAAATCGACTATGGTCGATTTAACGAAACCACCCAGGTGGACACGCCGTTGTGCAGTGCACGGGAACTGAACGAGATCTACAAAATCCAGGAGGGATTCCGCACACCAG CTTCCCCCTCGATCCAATCGAGGTGCTCCTGCAGTTCCGGCTATCAGACACCTGGAAGACAGAGCCGCCTGCGCTGGCAGCAC
- the LOC122620886 gene encoding G protein-activated inward rectifier potassium channel 3 isoform X2, whose protein sequence is MQVPLSDVQVLQDPADAETLVGGDKEETFAHMKEWKRQYMRGISHTPSQAGVYYEALKGSSHSLAKGSRNFRPGSMRRVRRRAVFKNGDCNVVQKHLQRRRVRFLQDMYTTMVDWQWRWTLLAFALSFILSWLFFALIWWLIIYTHGDLEEPHLPDNQEESGWAPCVSAIDGFTSCFLFSIETQHTIGYGVRTTSPECPEAIFMMCFQSIYGVMSSAFMAGIVFAKMTRAKQRAQTLLFSKHAVICQRDGTLSLMFRVGDMRKSHIIGAGVRAQLIRTKSTKEGEVMTQYFTELEIGTDDSGSDLFFIWPMVIEHKIDENSPLYNLNATDMLQDKFEIVVILEGTVESTGQSTQARSSYINTEILWGHRFDPVVLYNKDLQAYEIDYGRFNETTQVDTPLCSARELNEIYKIQEGFRTPASPSIQSRCSCSSGYQTPGRQSRLRWQHSVPL, encoded by the exons ATGCAGGTGCCGCTCAGCGATGTCCAGGTCCTGCAGGATCCCGCCGATGCGGAAACCCTTGTCGGCGGCGACAAGGAGGAGACCTTCGCCCACATGAAGGAGTGGAAGCGCCAGTACATGCGCGGCATCTCGCACACGCCCTCGCAGGCGGGAGTCTACTACGAGGCCTTGAAGGGATCCAGCCACTCGCTGGCCAAAGG ATCTCGCAACTTCCGGCCTGGCAGCATGAGACGCGTTCGCCGACGAGCGGTCTTCAAGAACGGTGACTGCAATGTGGTGCAGAAGCACCTGCAAAGACGCCGGGTGCGATTCCTGCAGGACATGTACACCACCATGGTGGATTGGCAGTGGCGCTGGACTCTCTTGGCCTTCGCACTCAGCTTCATCCTGTCGTGGCTCTTCTTCGCGCTCATCTGGTGGCTGATTATCTACACACACGGAGACTTGGAGGAGCCTCACCTGCCAGACAACCAAg AGGAATCTGGTTGGGCGCCTTGTGTTTCGGCCATCGATGGCTTCACTTCCTGCTTCCTGTTCTCCATTGAAACGCAGCACACCATTGGCTACGGAGTGCGCACCACCTCGCCCGAGTGTCCAGAGGCCATCTTTATGATGTGCTTCCAGTCCATCTACGGCGTGATGTCCTCAGCATTTATGGCCGGCATTGTGTTTGCCAAAATGACGAGGGCCAAGCAGCGGGCACAGACTTTGTTGTTCTCCAAACACGCCGTAATTTGCCAGCGGGATGGCACCCTGTCGCTGATGTTCCGCGTGGGTGATATGCGAAAGTCCCACATCATTGGAGCCGGAGTGAGGGCTCAGTTGATAAGGACGAAGAGCACCAAGGAGGGTGAGGTGATGACGCAGTACTTCACAGAACTGGAGATCGGTACCGATGACTCCGGCTCCGATTTGTTCTTCATCTGGCCCATGGTCATCGAGCACAAGATCGACGAGAACTCACCGCTTTATAATCTCAATGCCACTGACATGCTGCAGGATAAGTTTGAGATCGTGGTGATACTGGAGGGCACCGTGGAGTCCACTGGACAGAGCACCCAAGCCAGATCCAGCTACATAAACACTGAGATCCTCTGGGGCCACCGTTTCGATCCGGTGGTGCTGTACAACAAGGACCTGCAGGCCTATGAAATCGACTATGGTCGATTTAACGAAACCACCCAGGTGGACACGCCGTTGTGCAGTGCACGGGAACTGAACGAGATCTACAAAATCCAGGAGGGATTCCGCACACCAG CTTCCCCCTCGATCCAATCGAGGTGCTCCTGCAGTTCCGGCTATCAGACACCTGGAAGACAGAGCCGCCTGCGCTGGCAGCAC